The genomic interval ATAGTATGTATGGGGGCTCCACACATACTTTAATTCTTTAGATGGAATTATATATTAGTATAATTACTTATACCTACtctactgtattaaaaaaaaggattgggGTGATTTTATCTGTGTATTTTATGGATCATCACACGGAGTCAGGCTGACTTGACATCAGTTTTGTTCATCAAAGCTGTTTGTAGAAAGTGGCAGAGTTTGAGTTGGGCTTCTAGGGTGAGCcatctatgggaaaaaaaaaaggtcccagTTATAATATGAATTATGTTCCTGTGGCCAACACAGTTCTCCTTCCTCACTAACAGAATCCAATGCAGCCAGACTCTAAAAACCACTTTTCCCACTTTCTTTCATATAGTCAGAAGTTCCTGGATAGCACCTTCTGATGAGGAGTAGCTTAGCTAGCACACCCTTTTGCCCTTTGCCTTTCACCTATCTTGCCTAGAATGAGGACACCAGGCTTCAGGAGGTATAGGCATTCTTCACCATGAGGATAAAAGCCACACCTTAAGGATGGAAGAgcagtcggggcacctgggtggctcagttgcttaagcatcccactcttgatttcagctcaggtcatgatctcacagttcgtgggtttgagccctgtgtgagattctgcactgacagtgcggagcctgcttgggattctctctctccctctttacccctcccccactcacttacatgcactctctttctctcaaaataaataaataaaaatcctttagatgggctcttgggtggctcagttggttaagcatctgactttgactcaggtcatgatctcacagctcgtgggttcaagccctgtgtcaggtttgAGCCtggcgttgggttctgtgctgacagcttagagcctgaagcctgcttctgattctatgtctccctctctctctctgcccctccccctgctcatgctctgtctctctctctctctctcaaaaataaataaacattaaaaaaattaaaaaaaaatcctttagaatATGAttctaaataaatgattttgaagaaaaggaaaaattttatttttttcctaaaggtttACCTGAAACTTTCTCCTCAAGGCCCGGGTCATTACTGGAGTCAGTCCAGTTCCTgtatccatattttctttattcgtAAGTGGGGTTCCACCTGGGCTCCtgcaaagataatgaaaatattacaagCTGTGTTATATGCCAATTTTTCAAGTGGATTAGAAAGCATAAAGATAAGAGAGCGTATTACCTCTCTACGTCAACTTTTCTAAGTAGTTTCCGCAGATCTATCTGGCTTTTACCAGGAGtactgatgaaataaaaatataaaagttagagCTTGccagattttatcatttttcccaaAGCAAAGCAGTCATTTCTACAGGCAACATCCTAGAAAGTAGTTctatgttacattaaaaaatagcagtagaggggcgcctggctggctcagttggtagagtgtgtaactcttgatcttgggatcgtgagttcaaggcccacttTGGGAATGGaaactactcaaaaaaaaaaaaaaaaaaaaaaaaagcagtagatGCTGATAGGAACATAAGGCAATATAATCGTCCTAATAAGTAATACTTCTTGCCTCAGTAATTATACATTTATGATTCCATCTTAGGGAGGAACTCAGCTATGCACACAGATTATggacaaggatgttcactgaaGAGGTGGAAATAAATcataaacaacctaaatgtctcaAAACAGGAGTTTATCTTTAAAACTTACATATAATGAACTGCATATattaaagaagcaaaaatgatgatttaaactgatttttagggtgcttgggtagctcagttggttgattgtctgactcttgatttcagctcaggtcatgatctcatggttcattagatcaagccccacatcggcctctatgctgacagcatggagcctgcctgggattctctttctctctctctctgccttgccctACTAGCTCCaactctttctaaataaacaaacaaacaaataaacaaactaaaaaacataaaacccaaaacaaaaaaaaaaacccaaaactttaaactgatttttaatgAGATGAGGAAAGTTCTTGACACATTAAATGGGAAAAGCCTTAAATTGTATGTACAATATGATCATATACAGGTACACAAAcaagtacatacacacacacacatttcattcattctaagATATACTAGTTTTCATAtcttattatttctgaaattggACTGCTCCTAAAATTCTTGataatattttggggcacctgggtggctcggtcatttaagtgtccaacttcagctcaggtcatgatctcatggttcgtgagttcgagcgccccatctggctctgtgctgacagctcagaacctggagcctacttcagattctgtgtctccctctctctctgcccctatcccacttgtgctctgtctccatctattaaaaatgaataaacattaaaaaaaattaaaattcttgataatatttcaagaataatatattcaagaataataaaaaaaaattcttgataaTATTTCTTTCCCCcatccactatttttttttttagtaatcttctgtgcccaacatggaccttgaactcatgacctggagatctaGACTTGtaacactctaccaactgagcaagccaggtgctcCCCCACAAACCCACTATTAAATCAATGGTGTATCTTAACAATAAACAGCatcatgaaatggaaataatagagtAGACACCTATACAAAGATTACAATGCTAAACAATAATATGTTAACagtgactatcttttttttttttttttaattttttttttaacgtttatttatttttgagacagagagagacagagcatgaacaggggaggagcagagagagagggagacacagaatctgaaacaggctccaggctctgagctgtcagcacagagcctgacgtggggctcgaactcacggaccgtgagatcatgacctgagctgaagtcggacacttaaccgacgagccacccaggtgccccaacagtgaCTATCTTTAATCATACGGTTATTTGaatgattgttttcttctttaaacttttctgtgGATTTCCATTTTTCTACAATGAGCATATATAACTTTTAAAGTTAGAGATAAgcaaaaaatcattcttttaagtAACAGTAGAGCACAACACAGTACAGTTGCTTACATTAAGACATTTGTAACTCGAGTTGATAGCACTTTGGAGTTGGGTTTCAGGGTGACATGCTGCAGGTCAGAGACAGTAACTAGTGGATTCCGTGTCTTTGGTGATGATACaagctttaaataaaaaaatgagacagtatcaaaacacacttaaaaatgtcattcaaaatataaatatgctgAAACAATGAATATTTGGATGCTGAGTATGTGTAAGATATATCTACTATTCTACTCAACTTGTATCCCAAAACTTCAGAGTATGTCTCTACCTCTTTAGACTAATGGTTGGTAGATAAAATTGAGGTTTCATCTCATGGAAACCTCTGCTCCAAAAGAGCCAAGTGTAGGAAGAAGCAAATGTGCTGGCTGAagcataaaagaagaaagatgaggcAGAGGTCCAAGTAAACCACTAGCTTGTACACCCGTGGAGCCACAGGTGTAGACATAAGGAAAGccagaggccaggaatgctggtACCAATTGTTGCACTGCATGCCTACTTTCTAGAGCTTGATTCAATGGATCTAGAACATTCATCACCATTTGGTTGCAGTGACCACTTTTGAGAGACTCGCCTTGCTCATACCAAAATAGTGTCTTTTGGTCCTTTGCTCTGAAACTGTGACTTTTGGGactaattctgttttcatttgtggcTGAATGTAACACATGTACAATAAATCCTCTCTTCTGCTGTCTTAGCtgaaccaaaaaaaccccaaaacatcaAATACTTACCACAGAATAGCTTCTATACATAAGACTTATGcttattttccagaaagaaacaaCCAGGTTAAAAGCTGAAAGACCATGTGTATGGTCAGTGACATCTTACCTTCTTCCTTTCATCAAAAcactgtgtcttctttaatttcacagTCAGTAGATCTTCAACTGTTATTTGCATGggtccatctttttttaatggtccAGCCTTAAAATACATAGAGAGGTTACAATTCAGATTGTAACCAGGATATCTAGtcaaatacaaatccaaacctaGTTTTTAAAGGCTCATttaatggggcgtctgggtggctccgttggttacgtgtccgacttcagctcatgagtcatgagttcgagccctgcgtcgggctctgtgctgacagctcagagcctggaacctgctgcggattctgtgtctcctctttttctgcccttccccacttgcactctgtctccttctttctctcaaaaataaataaacattaaaaaaaagtttttaaagactcatttaaatattaatgcttatttacacTAGGAGCCTATTAAATCCTTTCCATTCAAtaaaaaatgatgacattttCAGTACCCATGGATGCTAATGCTATTGCAAagtatttatcaaaatgtaaGGCTTTGATAGTACATAAGAGATGGGCTAGTTCCCTGCAGCTATACATCTTCCTCAGGAGTAACTATAATAAGACAGGGGTTGAAGGAGTTCCTCAGGGGCACCacggtgactcagttggttaagcatccagctcttgatttcagctcagatcatgatctcatgatttgtgggattgagccccacctctggctctatgctgacagtgtggagcctgcttgggattctctccctccccctctctctgcccctccccagctcacgagctctctctctctctgaaaataaataaaaaaatatacataaaaaaaaaaaaggagttcctCAAATCAAAGTGAAATTTTGCTTGAATTACCTAAAAAGATGATTCAGTTCCCATAGAACAAGAATGTGTAGTCAGAGAGGTATACATTATGGCAAACATAACAATAGGGTCTGGATTTATTTAACTCAGCCATTTTAAACCAAATGCATCTGTAGTGAAAATCCAGCAGATTTTAAAACAGGGTCATGTTTATCTTAGTGATACACAAATATTCTGATCCCCTTGGCAGATAACTAATTAATGGAGACTGGTCTTCCAGTCTAATGACAATATACTTGAGGATCCATCACTTCTCTTTATTCTGACTTTACTCACTAAGCCATCTTCTGTTCTTACTTTGGTTTCCCAGGGTGGCTTTGCTTTTGGTAAAAAGATATTATGACAATCCATTAGGAATATTCCAGTCTACTgggtttcattcatttatccttaaaaaaaaaaatcacttttatttctaaatccaGCTTTTGTGAGTTCCTATGggtctgagtttttaaaaacataattgacATAATTAAGatatggaatcagaaaaaaaatgtggcttcCTCTTAAGGGCCTTAGCTTAGTCTTAAAAGTCTGCCTtgcttaaaaagaatttaaaattttaaaaattaaaaaaaaaaaaaaaagggcagaggtggcgcctgggtggctcagttcggttAGGTGCCAGACTTGGGCTCATATcgttatctcacggtttgtgggtttgagccccgcatcaggctctgtgctgacagctcagagcctggagcctgcttcagattctgtgtctccctctctctctctgccctgccccaacttgcactctgtctctctcaaaaataaataaacattaaaaaaaatttttttttaaaggctgcctTGTTTTACTCCTACATTATACACTGACCAAAACACATCATCACTGGATTGTTTCCTACCTGAAGTGCTTTAGTGCGACTGGATTTTCTGAGCAGCAAAGGTGCTacaggtggtggaggtggaggtagaggaggaggtggagggggtggaggcggaggtggaagaggaggaagatgggtGGCTGGCTGTGGCAGCGTGGGAGGAAGTACAGCTCTAGATTCTCCGGGGGTGGTTGGAGCACAGGCAGGCACATTTGTAAGTTTACCACTTATGTGACATGTCTGACCACAGTTTGGGCAGGAAGAATTTTCCAAGATAGCCTGTAAGAAAACATTACATTTGGCAAATAAATAACAGATTAATTTGGTTCTTGAGGCTCAGAGTCATCAAGATAATAGCTACCATGTACTGAATGCTTTCTCAGCACACTATgtgttttataatgttttctcatttatcacaa from Panthera leo isolate Ple1 chromosome E1, P.leo_Ple1_pat1.1, whole genome shotgun sequence carries:
- the PRR11 gene encoding proline-rich protein 11 isoform X2, producing MPKFKQRRRKLKAKAKRLFKKREVSHFQPKLIIPPPQLPSPERVVTPSADIPLSRSWLRSSWNFKFPNIKDTVKLWTNRVWSIYNWCQNCMAQSLEVLKDTIFPSRFCHRELHSLKQRFCILENQLCKLQETLKAILENSSCPNCGQTCHISGKLTNVPACAPTTPGESRAVLPPTLPQPATHLPPLPPPPPPPPPPPLPPPPPPVAPLLLRKSSRTKALQAGPLKKDGPMQITVEDLLTVKLKKTQCFDERKKLVSSPKTRNPLVTVSDLQHVTLKPNSKVLSTRVTNVLITPGKSQIDLRKLLRKVDVERSPGGTPLTNKENMDTGTGLTPVMTRALRRKFQMAHPRSPTQTLPLSTNSFDEQN
- the PRR11 gene encoding proline-rich protein 11 isoform X1, producing MLNLLSQPEIMPKFKQRRRKLKAKAKRLFKKREVSHFQPKLIIPPPQLPSPERVVTPSADIPLSRSWLRSSWNFKFPNIKDTVKLWTNRVWSIYNWCQNCMAQSLEVLKDTIFPSRFCHRELHSLKQRFCILENQLCKLQETLKAILENSSCPNCGQTCHISGKLTNVPACAPTTPGESRAVLPPTLPQPATHLPPLPPPPPPPPPPPLPPPPPPVAPLLLRKSSRTKALQAGPLKKDGPMQITVEDLLTVKLKKTQCFDERKKLVSSPKTRNPLVTVSDLQHVTLKPNSKVLSTRVTNVLITPGKSQIDLRKLLRKVDVERSPGGTPLTNKENMDTGTGLTPVMTRALRRKFQMAHPRSPTQTLPLSTNSFDEQN